In Arthrobacter sp. SLBN-83, one DNA window encodes the following:
- a CDS encoding IclR family transcriptional regulator has protein sequence MAAAPVQGAQVVARIAGLLRLVGRSAEGMPLAGLVRESGLTRPTVHRLLASLAAEGLLDHDPVTGNWVLGPEVLLMGSVASARFPMEDIARPSLRRLAQATGESAFFSIRRGAETVCLLREEGSFPVRSFVLHEGVRFPLGVASAGTAILAFLPKSEQEELLGHWNEHAGAFAANHTPQLVRENLARTRLAGYSVNPGLVLEGSWGMGAAVFDRSGKPAWALSLTGIEPRFKPERQEELGGLLMAEAHRITQQLGGGGDGGRRPR, from the coding sequence ATGGCAGCCGCGCCGGTTCAGGGTGCCCAGGTTGTGGCGAGGATAGCCGGGCTGCTGCGGCTGGTGGGGCGTAGCGCCGAAGGAATGCCGCTTGCCGGCTTGGTCCGGGAATCTGGCCTCACCCGGCCCACGGTCCACCGGCTCCTGGCCTCACTGGCGGCGGAAGGCCTTCTGGACCACGACCCGGTGACGGGCAACTGGGTGCTGGGCCCGGAAGTCCTGTTGATGGGGTCGGTTGCTTCGGCCCGGTTTCCCATGGAGGACATCGCCCGGCCCAGCCTGCGCCGGCTGGCACAGGCCACGGGCGAGAGCGCTTTTTTCTCGATCCGCCGCGGGGCGGAGACGGTCTGCCTGCTGCGTGAGGAAGGCAGCTTCCCGGTCCGCTCCTTCGTCCTGCACGAGGGCGTCCGGTTCCCGCTGGGAGTGGCATCGGCCGGAACCGCCATCCTGGCGTTCCTGCCGAAGAGCGAGCAGGAGGAACTGCTGGGCCACTGGAACGAACACGCCGGAGCCTTCGCCGCGAACCACACTCCGCAGCTGGTGCGGGAGAACCTGGCCCGCACCAGGCTGGCCGGCTACTCGGTGAACCCCGGGCTGGTCCTGGAGGGAAGCTGGGGGATGGGTGCCGCCGTGTTTGACCGTTCCGGGAAGCCTGCCTGGGCGCTGTCCCTGACCGGCATCGAGCCGCGCTTCAAGCCCGAGCGGCAGGAGGAACTGGGCGGCCTGCTGATGGCGGAAGCGCACCGGATTACCCAGCAGCTGGGCGGGGGAGGCGACGGCGGGCGGCGCCCCCGCTGA